CGGGGCCCAGCTGCCCCCAGCCCTTCCGGTTCTTTCCCCTTCATGGCCGCTTTGCGATGAAAAGATTAGCCCGCCAGTGGAGGAGTTAGCTACAAATATTTCCTTGCCTCTGGACCCTGGGCCTGGCCCTTCCGCAGGGGTTATCACTCCAAAAACTTGACTTTCCTGGTCCCCTGCGGCTCCTCTTCCCTGCCTTCAACCCGCCCCGCGCGCCCATCCCAAAGGTTAAATTTGAGAGACCCTCCCTCCAACACACAAAGGCAAGCTAGACCGTTTGTCGTGCTAGGAATTGGAGCATCGGTCCCACCCGCCCAGATGTGAGCAGTGTCTGGCGGGTCTCCTCCCTAAATTGATCTCTTCCAATACTGGCCTTCTTCAGACCTGCGCTAATGCGCTGGAGACTCAGAGCATCCCTGCAAGAAGAGACACGGGAACTTTTGAGGGCAAGGGCCTAGTTAGTCGGGATTGGAGCTGGCGAGTTTAACCCTGATTCAGCCTGCCAGCAGCTCCACCTGCTTCAGAAGCAGGAAATCCAAGGGTCCACATTCTGCATCTCCCAAGGCTCATTACCGCCCTGAGTACCCTGCCTCTCTTAGGGCTCGCTCCTCAGGACCTCTTCACACCTGGGCTCAGAGGTGGAAAGGGCTGGGCTTCTAGCAAGCCATGTAGAAAGTAGTCTCCCCCTGGTCATGGTTTTAGGGTGTCCCGCCCATCAGTGCTTGTGCTAACTCTTGTTTCTACTGAAGCGGGTTTTACAAAGCTGCCATGCACTAAATACAAATTGGGCTCAGCTCCAGACCACCAAGGAAATGTGGACACCTGTCATTGCCATGACAGGTGGCCTCTGTGATAGGACTGGAGAGCCAGCTCGTCGATGTGACATTCAGAGTGTGGGAAAAGttataggaaactgaggccaacgAGCGTGCTTGGAAAAGTGGCTAGTTCGAGCTTTTCCCTGAACTCGGGGTTCTCATGGGCATCCTCCAACCTTTCCAGCTCCCTTTCTCTGCGTCCAGGTATGTAGAATTTGGACAGAGGTGATTCCGATTCTAGTGGATCTGAGAGCTGGAAAAGATGAGGGAGGGGTTCAAGATTTACAAGATCCACAGGAAAACTTTAGGGTGCCGGGGAGTTGGCCAAGAAAAGGCCTAGAGACTGAGGCTGCTGCCCCAGAACAACCCGAATTTTCTAGAGAGGAACAAGGCCCAGATGGCCTTGGGAGAGTTTTGCCAGAGAATGACTTCATTTCTCTCCTAGATTAGTCAGATTGCAGCGATTAGCCAGTATCTTATCTACGGATCCGTTTACCCGGAGATTCCCCAAGAATAATTTCATTAGGACCACAGAATTTTACCAGCCACTGGGATAACACGCTGCTTGTGCAGTAATTTTTCCGAGGTGGAGGTATTTATGGGACAGGTTTATAATCCCACTTATTAAAGTGACTAACCTCAAGTTTAAATAtgatacgtatatatgtatatatactagcACCAGCCAATCATCAGCAGCTCCGTAGGACACAAACTTGAATTAGAACGAACTCCGTTTAACATGCTTTGAAGTTGAAATTTGgaagcagattttaaaatatcttgtccacgtccccacccccaatcccgcCAACTCAACTGGCCCCAAACCTCACCCCAGGTTGCAGGGATTCCAGCCACGCGTGACTACTGCTAACACCACAAGGCGCCCGGTCCTGTGGTGTCTCCTACAGGTCCTACTCGGAATCCGGGGCTCTCAGGATAAATGAGAGAGTTTTGTTGCCTCTCTGAGTTGGGACGGGCGAAGATCTAAGCAAGCCGGTGTTTCAGAACAGGTGTCGCCTTAGCGGTGAGGGTTGGGAGGGATCCACCCTGGGCTCTTAGAATAGAGATAAGATCACACAAGGAGAAGCTAGTCAAGGCCGGGCGTCTCAGCGCCCGAGGGCCCCGGCTCAGCCAACCCTCCCCGAACCTGCTTCTCTGGGGCTAAGAAATAATTCCGGAGTGTAGACACTCCCTCGCCCagatataattcatttttaaaataacccaggcggggcttccctggtggcgcagtggttgagagtctgcctgctaatgcaggggacacgggttcgagccctggtctgggaagatcccacatgccgcggagcgactaggcccgtgagccacaactgctgagcctgcgcgtctggagcctgtgctccgcaacgaaaggccgcgatggtgaggcccgcgcactgcgatgaagagtggcccccacttgccgcagctaggggaagccctcgcacagaaacgaagacccaacacaaccaaaaataaataaataattaatttaaaaaaaaaaaaaaaaaaaaaaaccatgatgtGATAAAATAACCCAGGCTCTGAAACCGTTTCCCGTGCGGCTCCTTTGTTCCCTGGAGCCAGCACCGTCCCCTGCGCTGCGGAAGGCTTGGATTCCCCCCTCCAGAAGTGAACGGCAAAGAGCCCTGGAGACCGTCGCAACCTGTGGTcgcctctctccctttcccccaccctgCAGTTCTGTGGAACAAACTGGCCCAGGGCAGCCCAGCCGTCGGGTTTCCTCACGCCTTGCCCTGAGCACCCGCAATCGCCAGCCTTGCTTCCCTCCGTCCCAATCCCTACCCCGCGCCAGCCGCGGCGATCACTTACGTGGGCAGGGCCCATGAGGCGCGCGGGAGACCAGGGGCCTGGGCGGCATCAGCTGCGGTGCAGGGCGCACCGCACTCAGCACCCCAAAACAGGCGCTAGGAAAGAGCAGTTAAAACCACAAGTGCAACACGGAAATCAAGAGGAGTGGAACGGCTCCGGGAGTTGCCTGGTGGCGGAGTCATTAGCTGGTTGTTGCTGCAAAGCCTCACCGTGTGCTTCGGCGATTAagggggggaaagaaaagaaaaaagaaaaagaaagaaagaaggaaaaatctttttaatcGTTGGCAAACCCGTTATTGGTTTGGAGgattggttgttttgttttgcttggcttttgttttttgctccAACCACGCTGCCTGAAATATCTCTGCCCCCCAGTATCTTACCCTTAAACCAAAGGAGAGGAAGTCCCCGGGCAGCAGCTGCTGCTACAGAAGTTAAATGAGAGAAGCCCCTTCCACTAATATCTGTAACGACAGCACCGATGTAATTTGTTTtgaatgttcatttttattggtgTTCCCTCTGCCAAAATGTGCTTGATTACAGAGGTTTGTCCTGTGATCACTGCGCACTCTAGAAAGGGGAAGGTGCCTCGGCGAAGGTTCAGCTCAGGCCAGATCAAACCCTGGGCTGTTTAAGGCTGAAAGGCTGCATGTTGCTATTAGTGTTAAATATATGGCTAATTATGCGTATGAAAATTAAACATCAGTGTTATGCTAATGGGGCGCCTTCAGCTGCGGATCCGAGCACTTGAGACTACCATTTAATCAAATGAATCAGTAACTAATACATCTGCACGTGTGAACTTTCACAAGATCATTTCCCTGTTCCCGTCACACCGctaaattatgaaagaaataattatcaACACTTTCTAATTACCTAACAAAGTAATTTGGGATTCACCGTGGGGCTGGCGGGATAGGGAACCAACAGCCCCTTGGCAGCCTGCGTGGTGCGCGCCACGCCTCATGGGGGTGGCTGTGTGGCGGTGGCGGCGGGGGcttttgtgcacttttctgtaccTAGCGCCCCAGCAGATAGAAGGCGCCGCGGCAGCTTTTGCCTCCACCAGCTCTACCCCAGGCCCAGTGGCGCCCGCTTTGATCCCTGGAGATGAGGAGGATCCTGGGTGACAATGAGAGACGTGTTCACACACAGACAAGCGAGCCTACCACTGGCCTGGTTTTGCTGCGGGTTTTGGTGTCCTCCAGGACTCCTACACCCCGGGTACTCTCGCCAGACCCCAGGAGGCCGGAAAATGACCACCTGGCGTCCGCGGCTCAAGCAGAACTGAGCCCGCCAGCTCCTAAGCTCCACTCCGTGCCGCGCCCTAGGGGCGAGTGAGCCGGGGCGCTCGGCGCAGAGGGaatggagaggggaggggggggggaggaggaaggttgggagggaaagaggaggtgggtgttggggggagggggcggtgcgGTCGCCTTTCCTGGGAGGAGAAGCGCGGGTTCCTGGCTCTCCGCGCGCTCTGTTTTAATCAGACCGGTGCAGCCTCGAGCTGGAGTGGCCAGCTTGGCCTGGAGCAATGCGAGCGGGCCCCAgggagcggcggcggcgcggcggccGAGTGAGTGAGTTCGCCCGGAGGGCCCCAAACCCGCCCCCAGGGATGTGGCAGAGCGGACCCAGGCCAGGGAGGCGCCGCCGGGAGAGTGCTGCGCTAGGCACGAGACTCTCGGGAGGACAGCGCTCTGTTGACTGCCTCCGGCGCCCCCATTGCGCGACTCCGCGTACGGGAGGCCGCGGCCGGGCTCCAAAGCCGCCCTAGCTCTGCACCGGACCGGGTAGCGATTGCTAGGAGAAACTGCCCTGGTCCCCGGTGTTGGGGGCGGTCGGAGGGTGGGGACAGTAGGAGGGGGTGGGCGGCGGTGCCGAACCACTGGTTGATTTCTGGGAAGTAAGACGCGCCGGGGAGGCGGGAGGCTGCTGAGCCGCGGGCCGCGGAGGTCCCGGCGCGGACGCCTCAGCCCATTGTGCGCCCCACGCTGCGTGCTCTGTTGCAGAGGAGCCCCGGCCGGGAGGTGTGGATGCGTCTCTCCCGAGGCCGGGCCGCCTCGCCCGCTCTAGTCCAGCGGAGCCGGAGCGCCTCGGACCAATCCCCGGTGATTATGCAAGACAGCGGACCAATCAGCTCCGCCAGCTCATGAATATTTATGACCTTGGCTGAGTCAAAGCTTTGAAGCGAGTTTGGGGAGCTCGGCAGCATCATGCTTAGACTTTTCAAAGAGACAAACTCCATTTTCTTATGAATGGAAAGTGAAAACCCCTGTTACGCTTAAATTGGGTTCCTTCCTGTCCTGAGAAACACAGAGACCCCCaaaagggaagcagaggagagagagagagagagagacccacaCCCAGACCCCGCGAGAAGAGATGACCATGACCACCATGCCAGAGAGTCTCAACAGCCCCGTGTCGGGCAAGGCGGTGTTTATGGAGTTTGGGCCGCCCAACCAGCAAATGTCTCCTTCTCCCATGTCCCACGGGCACTACTCCATGCACTGTTTACACTCGGCGGGCCATTCGCAGCCCGACGGCGCCTACAGCTCGGCCTCGTCCTTCTCCCGACCGCTGGGCTACCCCTACGTCAACTCGGTCAGCAGCCACGCGTCCAGCCCCTACATCAGTTCGGTGCAGTCCTACCCGGGCAGCACCAGCCTCGCCCAGAGCCGCCTGGAGGACCCAGGTACGTGCGCCTGccagggagaggaagaggtgcgaagggagggagggaggggaagagagaggaggaggaggagagagagagaaaggagggagaggagtggaggagagagacatgggatgggggtggggagggcgccGGAGCAGTGAAAGGTTTTGGGTATCAGTAAATGCATCCCTGTCAtagcaaagaaatttaaaaaatatatatccacgcAACTTGCAACTATCCAGCGAAGGATAAATCCGAGAGCGTCCCCTGGCACTGGCTGGGCCTCTGGGTGGCTCCGTGAGCCGAGCACACAATGCCCTGGTGGAAAACAGAAACCCACATGTGCACGTATTAGTCTCGGTAATTATTTGTTGCGTAGCTCTGTAAACAATGTATGCAATTAAGGGTAATTAAACCTCAACTACTGCCTGTAAAAATAGCAAACTTTCCCTGCAAAGGCAGGAGCTGCGCGCCTGGGAACTGCCCCAGTCCGCTTGCAGCGGCCAGGGTCGGGCCCTTTGGACTTGGCGGGACCTTCCCTGGCTTTCGGAGTTTCTTGAGCGTTCTCACTCCtggtcctgcctctgccacccctCTGCGGTCACTTGCTCTGGGCTCCCCGCACTAAAGGCAGTCCCTCGCCTTAACTACGGCCCCCACTTCTGCTGTCCCTGCAGGGGCTGACTCCGAGAAGAGCACGGTGGTGGAAGGCGGTGAAGTGCGCTTCAATGGCAAGGGGAAAAAGATCCGCAAACCCAGGACGATTTATTCCAGTTTGCAGTTGCAGGCTTTGAACCGCAGGTTCCAGCAAACTCAGTACCTAGCTCTGCCCGAGAGGGCGGAGCTCGCGGCCTCCTTGGGACTCACGCAGACGCAGGTACCTCGGCGCTGCCCCACTGTGGCGCCACGCAGGCTTCCCGCGGCCAACCTGCACCCGCAGCTTCATTTCTTGCTCTCTGGGCGTCAGGggtcggggtgtgtgtgtgtggggggggtgtgtgtgtggggggggtgtgtgtccCACCCCGGCTCTCGCAACGTCTCTCCTTCCTCCGCAGTTCTCTCTGCCCTGGCTCTGTCGCTGCCCTCCGTTCTTGGACAATCTGATTAGGGCACAAGAAGGATTTCCCTAGGCACTTTGTTTGGGGACTCTGAGGTCACACGTGCCCGAACAACTGGAACAATAGACGCGGGGTTTAATCCCTTCTTTGCCTTTAAAGTGTGTGGCTAATCACTGCAGGCCTGGGCCCgagcctctgtctccctcctcctccgcctTCTCACCGGTTTGGGTTGGAGGGGGGAATCCTTTCCTCCGCCCTCTCACCTCCCAAGTCCCAGACCCTGGAGGAGAAACGGAACCTTCCTTCCCTGGTTTCTCTAAGATTCCGGGGACCCCTTGGGCGTTCTGATCACTACTGGTGCGGGTTTCCAATGTCCGGGCCGGGATATGGAGCAGAGTTAGGAGACGCTAAGGAAAGGTGGATTTGAGTCCaaatgaaaagtttaacaaaACCCTGTGGCCTCCTCAGTCAGCCCGCAACTCGCTCAAGGGCTGAAATGATGGCGCAAAGAGAAGGCGGGTCACACTGGAAATAAATTTCCTCCACTTCTTTTCTCCACTCGGTTCTTTTATTGATGTTCATACTGGAATTGAAGCCTCGATGTTATGCAGGCTCCGCGTCTTCCCCAAAAGATTGCCGGGCTCGGGCTGAGTCCCAGGCAGGCGAAGGCCTGGATCCCTGCACCGCTCACCACCACACTCCCTGGCTCTCAGAGAGCTGCCCCTGCCGGCCACCGGCGGCCCGCGGTGGGGCCTCCCAGCCTTCGGTTCTTACGGGGGAAGGGGGGTGTGTATGCTTCTCCAGCAGGGAGCTGCCAGGTCGCGCAGGGCAGTGGCCCGCGGGGTATCCCCTCTTGCTGTCCCACGGCCCCCTTATCTCCCCAGGACCAAGGTAGGCACAATGGACCTAGACCGAGTCACGTTGTTGTCCGCTCTTGCAGGTCAAGATCTGGTTCCAGAACAAGCGCTCCAAGTTCAAGAAGCTGATGAAGCAGGGCGGGGCGGCTCTGGAGGGTAGCGCGCTGGCCAACGGCCGGGCGCTGTCTGCCGGCTCTCCTCCAGTGCCACCCGGCTGGAACCCCAACTCCTCTTCCGGGAAGGGCTCGGGCGGCAGCGCGGGCTCCTACATCCCCAGCTACACGTCATGGTACCCCTCGGCGCACCAAGAAGCTATGCAGCAACCCCAGCTCATGTGAGGTTGCGCGTCCGCACCCGCCCGCCTCCTTCCCGTCTCCCTCTGCCCGGGCCCCTCTCGCCTCCCGGTCCATCCGCCCCGTCCGCGTGCCGTGGGTCCGGAGGAGAAGGgcccagagggaaagaagaaggaacagTAAAGGCAGGACGCCTGCCGCCTCCTCCGAGTGCCGCGCGGTCTGGCTCGGCGGCTTCCCTGGCGCCCACGCCCTTGCCCGAACCCCGGCCTCGGCCGCGCGGTGACAGCAGAGTGGCCTCGAAGCGCAGGCACAGCGGCCTGAGACAGCGGGAGCCGCAGCAAGAGCCCGCCGGACCCGACCGCCGACCCTCAGCTGTATGGGActatcaggaaaacaaaacaaaacaaaaaacaatgtagAAAAAGCAAAAGCTCTTTCTGTCCTGTCCGTCTCTTGTCTCCTTTCGCTCTGTATCTGTGCGCTGACGAAGTCGAGGTTCTCGTCCGTCCGCTGTCCTCGTTCTTCGGCCTCTGAAAAAAGTCACCAGGTCGGAGGAGGCTTGGTCCACCGGGCCACCCAGTTCCGGATACTGGAACGTTTTGTCTTTTCGGACCTTTTCCTGGGCCTGCCTAACCATCTGTGTGGCTCGTTCGGGGATTGGGGGAAATTGGAGGGAGGGGGTTTTATTTATTGAGAAATGGATTTCGCTTGAGGCTGAATGTTCGGTCAATTCACGGTTCTGTGGGGCGCGAGGAGCGCAGGGTCCAAAGGTACCCATTACTTTAAACGCACCTGGAAAAACGAATAAGGAGGACCtggtgatttttaatttatatagtaACTTTTGTACTTCGCTGGTATGGAGAGGTTGGAACCGaatgatttgcattttttacatgtcccatattattttaaaaagaaaagagagagagaaagaaatgaagccaaCACAATTTCCTCATCTCGGGAAGAACGCTTGATCGCTTTGCCTGGTTAAGAAGGAAAATCCTAATTCTTCCCTTGTGGAGAGAGAGGACCGATGGGCGGGGAGAGAAAACGTGCAGGGGTGCGCCAGTGCCCTAATGCCGGTGGGCTTTAAAGTAAGAcgaaagcagctttacaacaatccCCAGAGGCTCGACCACAGAATAATGCCAGTCACCACCCTGAATGCACAGTCTCCAGTGCAGGATCTAATTGCTGtacatattattgttattaattattattgttattattattgttctgtAAACATGTTGCACAAGCTTagctttttttctgttgtgtgtGCCTGTAAAACCCGATGCTTTGTGAAATGAGAATCTTGACATTTTACTTGtgaaatttggaaaatgtgaTCAAATGAAATCAACCGTGTTTTGTGTTCTCTATGTCAAAGTTTAGTTTTATATTGAGAATGTTAACTTATTGCTTTGTATCTTGGGGGGGGAAAGaactttgtaaataagttataAAGTTTCTCTGAGACAGTAAAATTATGGTTTCGAGAAAGAGTTGCTGTCTGGTGTGCTGTGTGAGGGGTGCTGGGGCCAGGCCAGCAGACTGCCACCTCTGGGGCCAGATGAGGCAGGGGCAGCAACTCCTGTCTCCAGACATAGCAGGATAACGGCGGAGGCATGTGAAGCCCCTGCTGGGACCATTCTTCAAGCTTAACTCCTGCCCCCCCCAAGGGTCTGATCCCTGCCTGGGTTAGAGGGCGGTGGCAAGGGTCCCTGGGAAGGGGAATCATGAACAGGTGCGgcctggcagagccagggctcaggAACCAAAGGGACTGTGAAGGCCGTCTAAAATGAGATGAAAGCAGAGCTCACAAGCAGCCGCCCTGTGAGATGTAAGTGCCTCCTGCGCCCAGTCACCTTGCAGGGAGCCTGGAAGCCTGAAAGTGGAGACACCCGACTATGCCCCTCGAATCCGCCGGGATCCGGCCTCTCGGCTTTTGCTTGCCCGCAGGGCGCTGGATCTCGACGCGGAAAAGACAAGGCCAGACGCAGGAAAGGGGCCGGAAGGACATGTCTGTCAAGCTACCCCCCAATCAATCAGTGAGCTCCGGGGGACAGTCCCAAGGCGCCACCCGGGCCCCTCCACAGCCACTCCCACCCATCCGGGCCCATCCATAACGAGAGGCCCATTCCTGCCTAATGACCCCGGGCTTTTCTCTGCGACTAGGAGAAGcggaggtgaggagggaggggcaggtgggctcCGCTGACTCGACGGAACCCGAGAGCTTGTCAAGCCaagcccccaccccctccagcgcAGAAGTCCCAAGGCCAGGCGGTTAAGGGTCACCTCCAGTGGACCGTTTTGATCAGTACACTCCAGAAGAACGTGGGCTCTGAGCCGCTAGCATCAGTCTGGCACCCTCCTCCTGCGCCCCAGACCAGCCTCAGCCCCAGGCCCCACAGCAAGCTGAGAGCTCAGGAAAGCTGCGGGCCCCGACGGGCTGCTTTGAACGATTCCCGCTTCCCTCGAACTCGCCTCCCGACACTGCTTCCCGAGGGGGCTGGCGCTCCGCCTTTGGGGGTCCCTTTGCAGCGCGcggtggggagcagagaggggaagGCAGTGATCTGTGTTATGACAAGcacccatttttcaattggtgCTGGTGAAAGATCAGATGCGCCAGGCTTCTCCGACGCCCTttaggaaagggaggggaaggggggagtggtggagggagcaggggaggtggtggggaATGGAGCGGGGAACTTCGAGGCTCCTTCTGGGCCTGAGAGTGGGGCTCTTCCTCTCCCACAAGCCCCCAGAATCTGGAGCGCTAAGGGGGGTGATCGGACCTTGGAGACCAGGATGCATGCGGGCGGGTGTCGAAGCTAAAAAGAGGGAACTGTTTTCCCGGGCTGGGCTCCGGCGCGGGGACAGGGACCTTCCTGGATTTCGTTTCCCCTGCCAAATGTGACTTTGCTAGCGGGAAGGTTTTGGCAGATGTCTTTCACGCATCCAACTCTGGTACCCCAGACAGCCGACAGGGCCCAACGCCTGAAGCCACAGGCAAAATCTGTTTGGTCAAGCGGATTTTAATACTTTGAGATATTAGCTTATACTAATTTAATAATCTCATGCTAACAGTTCAAATAGAGAAATTATTAGTTTTAGCTCAACGAAGGCGGTCTTTAGTTAGGCTCTATTATAATTATAAGCggttgtactttaaaaaaatgttaatctcaATATAGGTCTAATTAATGCTGCCTTGTTACTGACAAGTAGTTCATCAAATATCTGATTCAAAGATTTTCATAATGagtatattaattaaactatGAATAATCTAAAGGTGGTTATATTTAAACAATACCTCATTATAATGATTAAATACTGATTTTGAATATTATGTCTTAACAATTGTCACTTAGAAAACACAACCTTTCCTTATGTATGAGTCTGTAATGGCAAAATGcaattttgggatttttttccccttgttcaAAAAATGTGAACCTCATTTTAAAACACTTCTGAAATAGGTTACACACAGCTTAATGATTATCAAAATGACTCTTTTCTGcaaaaaaagaccccaaagtgCGCGTACAGCTGCAAACCCAAGAGGGTCAGCATCATTTCACTGTATTCTCTTCTTGATTACAAGCCGGGCCCATCAAACACAACATAATTACAGTAATTTCAGGTTTATTTATTCTAAtgcagtttccccatctctctggTAATTATGAGCAATTTTTTCGCCCAGGGAATCTTTTTGCATTAACAAAAGAGATAACGCACTGAAAGCCAAATTTGCTGTgcattgagaaaagaaaaaaaaaaaatcaaataggtgCGAGCTGCCATCTCTGCAATTCTCCGGTACCGGAGCCGGCAAATTGCTTGCAGGTGTATGAAGCAAGCTTGTCAATGGCCGGGCCTCCAAATTAGCAAATGCACTGCGTCGAAGTAATGAAGACAGACTTAGCAAAATTGCCAAACAACAGATACCTCTTTAATATCTTCTCTCACACACTCGCTCTAaaaggggtaggggtgggggtggaggggcagaAGCAACaatccccagccccctcctcactgGTCTTGGGTTTCATAAGCTGGGGACTGAGTGGCCCTGCAAGTAGTGGTCTAATTGTGGAAAAATCAAGCTCCTAAATCtaggcaatattttaaaatacaacattGGAAACATGTTTATAATTCACAGTGTTCCTTCGTtgattattatgttttatttttatttctttctttttgagatCTGCACTGGGCTAGGTCAGATGGCTCTCCAGACTTGCCTATTCTGCACTAGTTTAAAGAGCCACAAAAAGTTTTAGAATCCCCCCATCTATATGCACAGAAGTATGAATTTACTCTTAGAGTCATTTGATGTAGAAATTAACTAAATCTCTCCCTTTGAAGAAATTGTCAATTTCTGTCACCAGAGGAAAGGTAGGTCTGGGTGCTGGATACAAAACCTGCAAAACTCGATCCCAAGaaaaagtggaaggaaagaagaaatccaGGCCCCTAGCTCTatatttttatcctgctactcATGTCTTTCattctgtatctttaaaaaacCGATTTCAAAAATCTCTAGCTTTTGTCATCCCACCGCCTGGGTTAAACACCGCAAAATCAAAGGCTAAAGCGAACTTTTCTGCTTCTCATCCCTCATGGCCATAGAAACCTCTATCAAATGCAGTAGAGAGGGTAAGGGTCTCTCCCTCTCATGACTCAAAGAAACCCTCCTTCCGTCCCAGCTCCACAACAAACTCCAATTCAGTGTAGACTGGCAAACGGCTCTAAAGGGTGCCTTCCCCAGGTTCAAGAAACTGTCACCCCCCACCCACTCCTTTCCTaccccctccctcatcccccaaCCTTCAGGGATTAACACTTCCTGAAACATCAAgtgtttttataaaaaggaaaaaaaataatcctgaCATCGCTGACAAGAAGTTTTGATGGAAGAATTAGCTGGTGCATACATAATCACTCCCCCCACCCTGCTATTCCCGGAGCGGGAGCCGCTGCGGCGGGCGCAGCGCAGCCTTCCAACCCTCTGAAAAATGAAACCGGTTTCCACCCTTACCTTCTTCAGTGTCAATTTCAGATAATCTGGACACAATCTTTGCTACATCAAATCAAAAGGGTCGAAGGCGGCTTTTGGCTGGGAGAATGacaggaaagaaaaggcaaaaaagaaaaaagaaaaaaaagaaaaaaaaaaaaaggaaaaataggaaatacAAAACCGACCAAACCAGagcaaaacaaaatcagaaaaccaaaaagtatcccccagccccatcctcctATCCTGAGGTAAAGAGTGGAAAGAGgtctccaggaccagatgcctccGAGCGCCGCAGGCTTTTTGCAGCGCTGCGCTTGCAGAATAGGACTGAAAATTTCGGCTATATAGCCTCTGTCTTTAtagctgatgaaaaaaattgcagATTATTAGCATAAATGTTTACTC
This Balaenoptera musculus isolate JJ_BM4_2016_0621 chromosome 7, mBalMus1.pri.v3, whole genome shotgun sequence DNA region includes the following protein-coding sequences:
- the DLX1 gene encoding homeobox protein DLX-1 isoform X1, with product MTMTTMPESLNSPVSGKAVFMEFGPPNQQMSPSPMSHGHYSMHCLHSAGHSQPDGAYSSASSFSRPLGYPYVNSVSSHASSPYISSVQSYPGSTSLAQSRLEDPGADSEKSTVVEGGEVRFNGKGKKIRKPRTIYSSLQLQALNRRFQQTQYLALPERAELAASLGLTQTQVKIWFQNKRSKFKKLMKQGGAALEGSALANGRALSAGSPPVPPGWNPNSSSGKGSGGSAGSYIPSYTSWYPSAHQEAMQQPQLM
- the DLX1 gene encoding homeobox protein DLX-1 isoform X2, encoding MTMTTMPESLNSPVSGKAVFMEFGPPNQQMSPSPMSHGHYSMHCLHSAGHSQPDGAYSSASSFSRPLGYPYVNSVSSHASSPYISSVQSYPGSTSLAQSRLEDPGQDLVPEQALQVQEADEAGRGGSGG